The Xanthomonas sp. DAR 34887 genome has a segment encoding these proteins:
- a CDS encoding threonine/serine ThrE exporter family protein → MQAAPIANPSASATYAQRIAFVSEIAGRLHTYGTTAQRLEAAVVALSQQLDLDCEPWSNPTGLILSFSDPTKAIGSSDITRVVRLAPGDNDLHKLSVADRIADDVASGRMSVAQGHTALRQLDRPPGRRWKAMQVLGFGLAALGVAGLWRLPWLDIATATAIGVLIGALTQLTDTRPAAKEANEALAALLAGVVAALVATFVAPLNLNSVIIASLVVLLPGMALTNAVNELTSQHWVSGTARFAGAVTTILKLTVGAVIAVTLAQLLGLEPLVHASRPQAVWVEWASLLVAAYAFALLFKANGRDYPWVMAASVAGYVIARFAGEAWGSPVGIFLSAMSLTAAGNLFGRLVQRPGALIRLPGIIMLVPGSASLRGLLTLVQQHDVPGGQSALLAVTNIVMALVAGLLFGNLLVPARKNL, encoded by the coding sequence ATGCAAGCCGCGCCCATCGCCAATCCCTCCGCCAGCGCCACCTATGCGCAACGGATCGCCTTCGTCTCCGAAATCGCCGGCCGTCTGCACACCTACGGCACCACCGCGCAACGCCTGGAGGCGGCGGTGGTGGCGCTGTCGCAGCAGCTGGACCTGGATTGCGAACCCTGGTCCAACCCGACCGGGCTGATCCTCAGCTTCAGCGATCCGACCAAGGCGATCGGCTCCAGCGACATCACCCGCGTGGTGCGGCTGGCGCCGGGCGACAACGACCTGCACAAGCTCAGCGTCGCCGACCGCATCGCCGACGACGTCGCCAGCGGGCGCATGAGCGTGGCCCAGGGCCACACCGCGCTGCGCCAGCTGGACCGCCCGCCCGGGCGCCGCTGGAAGGCGATGCAGGTGCTCGGCTTCGGCCTGGCCGCGCTGGGCGTGGCCGGGCTGTGGCGGCTGCCGTGGCTGGACATCGCCACCGCCACCGCGATCGGCGTGCTGATCGGTGCGTTGACCCAGCTCACCGACACGCGCCCGGCGGCCAAGGAGGCCAACGAAGCGCTGGCGGCGCTGCTGGCCGGCGTGGTCGCCGCGCTGGTGGCGACCTTCGTGGCGCCGCTGAACCTCAATTCGGTGATCATCGCCTCGCTGGTGGTGCTGCTGCCGGGGATGGCGCTGACCAATGCGGTCAACGAACTGACCAGCCAGCACTGGGTCTCGGGCACCGCGCGCTTCGCCGGCGCGGTCACCACCATCCTCAAGCTCACCGTGGGCGCGGTGATCGCGGTGACCCTGGCGCAACTGCTGGGCCTGGAGCCGCTGGTGCACGCGTCGCGGCCGCAGGCGGTGTGGGTGGAATGGGCGTCGCTGCTGGTCGCGGCGTACGCGTTCGCCTTGCTGTTCAAGGCCAACGGCCGCGATTATCCGTGGGTGATGGCCGCCTCGGTGGCCGGCTACGTGATCGCGCGCTTCGCCGGCGAGGCCTGGGGCAGCCCGGTCGGGATCTTCCTGTCGGCGATGTCGCTGACCGCCGCCGGCAATCTGTTCGGCCGGCTGGTGCAGCGTCCGGGTGCGCTGATCCGTCTGCCCGGCATCATCATGCTGGTGCCCGGCAGCGCCAGCCTGCGCGGACTGCTGACCCTGGTGCAGCAGCACGACGTGCCCGGCGGGCAGTCGGCGCTGCTGGCGGTGACCAATATCGTGATGGCGCTGGTCGCCGGCCTGCTGTTCGGCAATTTGCTGGTGCCGGCGCGGAAGAATCTCTAG